Genomic segment of Candidatus Baltobacteraceae bacterium:
ATCAGCGCCTGCGCGCGATGGCGCCGCGCGATTGCAAACTCGGGGCCGTTTTCGATGAGATGCGAGAGATAGGCGATCGCCTTCTCGTAATCCCCGGCCTGCGTGAGGACTTTGCCCAAGAGAATTTGCAGCGCCGGTGATGACGGCTCGACGGAAAGCGCGTGCTGCGCTTCAGAGAGCGCGCGATCGCCGGCGCCGGTGCATTCGTAATACCACACCGCGTTGGTGCAGACCGGAATCGAATCTGGATTCAAGCGCACGGCCCGATCGATCTCGCGCTTGGCCTCGCGCCAATCCCACTCGCAAAAGAGCATGATGTTCGAGAGGGCCGCGTGCGCGGTGGCCGACGACGGCTCGAGATTGAGCGCGCGAACGATCGCCGCTTTGGCCTTCGGAAACGCGTACGACCCCGGCACGTACCAATACTCCGCCATGTACGAATGCGCGCGAGCCAAACCCACTAACGCCGGCGAGTAATCCGGACTGACCGCCAGCGCCGCCTCGAAATAATCGATCGACGACCGCAAGGTGTTCGCCGTGCGCCGTTCCAGCAAGTAACTGCCGCGGCTGTAGTGGCGGAACGCCTCGAAGCCGCCGCGCAGTAGCGTGCCGTCGCGCACTTCAGCGACGACCGGCGCCGGCTCGCCGGCGGTGGGATTCACCACGCTCACCGGCGAGGCAAACCGGAAGCCCTTGTTGTGCGCCGTCATGATGTAGAGACGGTCCTTGGCGCGCTCTCCTAGGATGCGGCGCAGCATGTAGACGTGCTGTGAGAGGTTCGCTTCACTCACCGGTTCGCCCGACGAGATCACTCCGGCCAGCTCCCGGCGGCTGACGACGCTGCCGTTGGCCTGGATCAGCACGAGCAAGAGCGCAAACAGCCGCTCGGGCAGCGGCACCACTTCGGAGCCGTACGTGAGCAAGCCGCGTGCCGGATCGAGCCGGAATGGCCCAAACACGTACACCCAGGACGGCTCGACCATCGATCTCACGCCTGCGTTCATCAGTGCTCTACATAATGCACGAGCCGTCGAGCGTGTGACACGCGCCGTTTCTTTTTACGGCGGACAGGTATGGGGCGGCGCCGTTGTGGCGTTGTTGGCAATCTCGACGCTGATGATTTGCGCTGGTTCGGGAATTTGATCGCCGCTCGAGAGCGCGAAGTACGTTTGGTCGAAGTTCGTGCAAATCAAAAGCGGCGGCTGGGTCACCCACGTTGTGTCGGTCGGACCACCGACGCCCATCGAGTTCACAAAGATAAGCTGATTGTTCGCGTTTGCTTGCGTGACGAACGCGTTGAACGTCCAGACCTTGGCGTATGGCGCCGGGCTGCCGGTCGGCGTCGGCGTCGGACCCGGCGTCGGCGTGGCTTGATTTTTGAAGATGGAACGCTGAAAACTCACAGTAAACTCTGTGCCCGATCCGTTACTATTTGCGACGAATTGCAACTGACTCGCAGTGGTTCCCAAGGGTTGAAAGTGCGGGGGGATCGCCGGGTTGGTGGGATTCTTGATGAACTGAAAGGGTTGCGCGTAGACCCCGCCTCCGGAAGTACCAACCTCAATGCCGTCCGAGAACGCCGCCCAGTTATTTCGCACGGGGTTGGTGTCCGGCGAGAGCCCGTTGGCGGTCGTATTGAAAACGACCCAATATTGGTAAGTCGAAAAGTCGAATGGGGCAGAGACGTCAAACTTCACGACCATAAAGCCGGGATTTGCGCCGCCGGCTCCCAAACCGGGAGGATTCGGCGTAACCTGGCGTCCGCAAGCCACGATCATGAGTGCCGTTACGAGTACGAGAGAGAAACCGAGTCTGCGAATCATGCCTACCTCGCTGGTGCGCGACGTCGTCGTTGCCGCAGCGGCGGCCGTCGCGTTAGCGGCAGCATTTCCGAAGATCGGTGCGGCGTGGGTCGTTCCACTAGGAACAGCCGCGCTGTTCTGGACCTGGCAAGGTGCCTCCTGGAAACGAGCAGCGGTACTCGGCTGGTTTTCCGGCATCATCTTCTTTGCCATCGCTTTCGATTGGGTAGGGCACACCGTCGGGAACTACATCGGTGCCTACGGCCCTTTTTTGATGTTCGGTCCTGCTATTGTTGAAGCACCGTTCTGGGGATTCGCTGGGATTGCGAGCGCGCTGGCTTACCGCTACGCACATCCGGCACTCGCACCGCTGGCCGCGGCCGCCGCGTTTACCGTCTTCGAATGGCTCCGGTCGATCGGGGTGATGGCGGCGCCGTTCGATCAACTCGGCTACACGCAGGCCGATTCTCCGCTGCGCGCGATCGCCGCGTTCGCCGGGACCTACGGGATAACGTTCGCGTTGTGCGTCATCGGCGCATACGGCGCCGACGCCATTGCGCGGCGCACGTGGCGCCGGTTTGCGATCGCCCTTGGCGCCACCGCGCTCGCAGCCGGGGCTGCGTGGCTGGCGTGGCCCGCACGCCACTTATCGCCTCCGGCGACGCGCGTCGTTGCCGTCCAAGGCAACATCGCTCAATCGCTGAAGTGGAATAGCCTCGGCTTGGCGATCTCACGCTACTCGATGCTCACCCGCACCGCCGCCGCGCGCCGTCCGCAGCTGATCGTCTGGCCTGAAACGGTGATCACCACCGATCTCAACCGCTATCCGGCCTTGCTGCACGCATTTCTGGGTCTCAGCCGCGAAGTGAAATCCACGATCGTCGCCGGGAGCATCGACTACACGCGCCACGCGGCGTACAACGCGCTGTTCGTTCTGCAACCCGACGGAACGTATCAAGTCTACCGCAAGCGTCAGCTCGTGCCGTTCGCCGAGTCGTTTCCGGGACGCAGCTTCTTAGGATGGCTGCCCTACGTCGGCGAGCTCAGCGGTCGCTTCGGCACCGGAAAGGTCGACGGAGTCTATCGCACCACCGCGCTGCCGATCGCGCCGCTAATTTGTTGGGAGTCGGCGTTTGCCGATCTCGCCCACGCGCAAATCGTCGACGGCGCGCAGCTGCTCGTCGTCAGCACCGACGACGCGTGGTTCGGCACAACCTCGGGACCCTACATGCACGCGCAGATTTCGCAGCTGCGTGCGATCGAGACCGGCGCCTACGTCGTGCGCGCGGCCGCCACGGGCATCAGCGGGATTATCGCGCCGGACGGCACGTGGCAAAAGCGCAGCGCCATGGAGGAAATGGTTGTCGTCGACGGCTTGGTCGGCCCGCGCGTTCCGACGGTGTATTCGCGCATCGGGCCGGCGCCGGTCGCGTTAGCCTTCGTCCTTCTCTACATCGTTCTCATGGTGCTGCCGCGCGTGCAACATGACAAGTAAGCAGAAGCGCCTTTGGAGACGCATTGCGATCGTCGCGGGGGCGCTCTTCATCGTATGGGTGGTGGTTGAAGTCGTCGTCGCGGGTAGCGGTCCGACCCCTCCGCTGCCGTCGTCGGTTTCGATGAATCTCAAGGGCGGTCACGTCGTCACCAACCGCATTTCGACGAAATCGTGGACGTTCGATTACGAGCACGCGCAGCTGTCGCCCGACGGCTTGACCGGAAGCGTCGACGGCGTGCGCAACGGCGTCGTCTACCGAAAGGGCAAACCGTATCTCAAGATCTCCGCGGAACACGTGCAGCTCGACATCGACTCGCTCGATTTCACCGCGATCGGCAAGGTGCACGTCGAACGCATCGGCGATCCCGAGCACCGGTCTTTCGACACCGATCTCGTTACCTGGACGAACAACGCCAAGCTGCTGCATATGGACCATCCGGTCTACGTGCACTCGGGCAGCCAGACGCTGCGAATCGACGGCGTTACGGTCGATTTCGACGCGAACACCATTCATCTCGGGAAGGTGGCGGGGGGAGTCGAGTTCCACCATTGAATAGTGGCGCATGCGACGCATTCTCATCGCCGCCGCAATTGCGTTATCTGCCTGCGGCGGCGGCCATAAGGCCGATTCCGACGCATCGGCGCCGCCTCTGCTCATCGACGGGCGCGGCACGACGATGGCGCTGGAGAAGGTCGTCACCCACATCGCGTTCCGGCCCTACATACCGGCGCAAGCGATCGCGTTTGCGGTGCTGCCGCCGCTGGGTGACTTGGATACCAACGAGCATCGTGGGATCGGCGTGGAGTATCAAGCCGGACGCAATGCGATGTTGCTATCGGAATGGCCGAAGCAAGGCTTTTCGATCGCGTTTGGCAGCACGAGCATTTTGACCGACTGCCACCCGGTACATTACAGCACGACGAGCGTCGCCTGGACCACGCCAGGCAACCTCGTCATGACGCTTCAACCCGACGGTCCGGTCGACGCGCCGGAAGTCGATCGCGAAGCGCAGCGCGTCATTCGTGCCGGAGCGTGCCGGCGTTAGAACGGGCTAGTGCTTGCGCTCCTCGCCCCCACCCAGCTTTTTCTTCGCCTCGGCAATCAGCTTCTTGACCTTCTGACCGCCTTTGTGGCCGATCTCTTCGTAAAAGTCGGAGCCGTACTTTTCTTTGACGACTTTTCCGCCTTTTTGACCGATGGATTCGTAGAACTCGACGCCGTGCCGATCGCGTGTGGCCTTGCCACCTTTGCGTCCGATGTCCTCATAGAACGTCGAACCATACCGATCGCGTACGGTGTCGCCACCTTTTTTTCCGGCTTCGCGCACGGACATTTCACGCTTCGCTGCGTCGTCGTTCTTATCAGCCATCAGTCCCTGTTACAGTTGCCGAAGTAGTCGGGTCGAGAGAAGTTGAGCGATTTAGGTTGACGCCTTGCGTTTCGGGCGCTGACCGCCTTTTTGGCCGATGACTTCGTAAAACGACGGGCCGTACTTGCTCTTCGTCGCTTCACCGCCTTTGCGGCCGATTTCTTCATAAAACTCGGAGCCGTATTTGGCTTTGACTCGTTCGCCGCCACGGCGTCCGGCTTCGCGAACGCTCATGCCGCCGCCGGCGGGTCCAGGGTCTTGCAGTGCCATAATAATGTGGACCTCGTATCTGCTGAAGGGGGGTGGGGTACGAGTGTTACTCTTTCCCATCCGAGCGCTTGGTAAACTCACGGGTTTCTCAGGAACTGCTAGGTCCGCAGCTCCCCGGACACGGGAGGCCAAGTGATTCATTCCCAAGCGGCCTGCATATGACTCGCTCGGCGCCTCTGCAGGGATGAATTGACCAAAAGATTAGTCCGTAAGTCCGGGGAATCAACAGGCGCTTGCACCTGCTATTTCTGGCGACTGTTCTGACCGTCAAGTTGGTCGTACAGCGTTCGAGCCTCGATTTGCTCGACACGCTGCCTATCGCCGTCGTCGTACAAAACCCGACATCGACACCGCAGTCGCTGCGTTTCATCCAGCCGGCGGAGTACGCGATCGAGCTGCGCGCGTCCGACGGCACGTTGATGTGGAGCTCGCCCGGAAGTGCGCGGCCCGTCGCTCCCGCCTTTCCCGCGCACTCGCGCACGTTTGCGCCGGGATCGACGACGCTTGCGGTATACGACTGGAATCAGTTATTGGGAAACGGCAGCAGCCCGCCCTACGGGACCTACACGCTGCGTGCGCGACTGATCGGCGACGCTCCGGTTCCGGAGAGCAGCGTCCGCGTTACGTTCGTACCGCCGCTGTCGCCGTCGACACTTCCCGCGCTTCGCGCCGGCGAAGATTTCACGCTCGTCGGGAGGCTCGACGAACAGCGCGCCATTTTGACCGACGAACACGGAAGCGCGACGTTATCTCATCGGCTGCTTGCGGCACCCTCGGGGACGCTGATGCTCGTTCGAGGTTTTGTTGCCGTGTTGCCGGGCGGATCGCGCGTCTTTAACGTCGAGCGCTGGGCGGTGCTGAGCACTCAGCCGGCAAGCGCGCGGTAAACCTCGCTCGTCCGTTCGCGCAGGCGATCGAACTTGCCGTCGTTTTCGATGACGTAATCGGCTCGCCGGCGAGCTTCATCGGGATCGATTTGCGCCGCCATACGCGCGCGTACGCGCGCTTCGTCGATCCCGTCACGCGCAACGATCCGGGCGATGCGCGCGTCTTCGGCCGCGACGACGAGAACCGTCTTGTCGACCAGCCGGTCGTAAGCGGTTTCGAACAGCAGCGGAACGACGTGAACGACGAGTTGGCCGGGCTTGGCTCGCGCATCGCGCTCCATCGCCAGACGGCGGATGTGCGGATGCAAAATGGCGTTGAGGCGCTCGCGCGCCGTCGGATCGTTGAAAACGATTTCAGCCAGCGCGGCACGATCGAGCGCGCCCGTCCGCACGACTTGCGGCCAGACGCGCGCGATCTCCATAAAACCGTCGCTGTTGGGCGCCACCGCCTCGCGCGCGAGCGCGTCGGTATCGACGATGCAGGCACCGAGATCTTCGAAGATCCTGGCAACGGCGCTCTTACCGGCGCCGATGCCACCCGTCAATCCGACACGCAAGCGCGGCCTGCGGTGTTGCTACTCGGGAATCGATTCCGAAGGAGGCACGACGTCGATCTCCTCGACGACGAGCTGCTCGATCTCCTCGGGCGGCACGTCGGCGACGTGCTGAATCGAGGCGGTGATGCGGCGGGTCGTGTGATTGATCGACAACAGCGTCACTTCGATCTCTTGTCCCGGGTTGTACTGCGTGGAGGCGTCGAACTCGCCCTTAGGCACCATTGCGAGGATGCCGGGGATGATTTCGACGAGCAGATAGTTCGGCGTAACCTTAACGACTTGCGCCGTCAATTTGTTCGTTTCGTACAGCTTGTCGGCGTGCTCGTCCCAAGGATCCGGAAGCGTGTGCTTGAGCGAGAGGCTGACCTTCTTCGCTTCGGCGTCGAACTTCATGATTTCGACTTGCACGACGTCGCCGATCTTGACGACTTCCGACGGATGCTTGATGCGGGCGTAAGACAGCTCGCTGTTGTGAATCAGGCCGTCGATGCCGCCGAGGTCGACGAACGCGCCGAAATCGGCTAGGCGAACCACGACGCCTTCGCGGATCTGCCCGACTTCGAGCGTATCGAGAAGCTCCTGCTTCTTGGCTTGCAGCTCTTCCTCGAGGACGAGGCGCTGCGAGAGAACGACGCGATGCCGCTTGTGATCGAGATCGATCACCTTTAAGCGCAGACGCTGCCCGACGAGCTCGTCGAGATTGCCCACGGGCTGACGGCGAATCTGCGATGCCGGAACGAATCCGCGCATGCCGAGGTCGACCAAAACGCCGCCTTTGACGACTTGCGTAACGGTCGCTTCGATGACTTCATCGCGTTCGTGGGCTTCGATGACTTTCTCCCACGTCTTGAGGGCGCGCGCGCGGCGTTCCGATAAA
This window contains:
- a CDS encoding tetratricopeptide repeat protein, giving the protein MVEPSWVYVFGPFRLDPARGLLTYGSEVVPLPERLFALLLVLIQANGSVVSRRELAGVISSGEPVSEANLSQHVYMLRRILGERAKDRLYIMTAHNKGFRFASPVSVVNPTAGEPAPVVAEVRDGTLLRGGFEAFRHYSRGSYLLERRTANTLRSSIDYFEAALAVSPDYSPALVGLARAHSYMAEYWYVPGSYAFPKAKAAIVRALNLEPSSATAHAALSNIMLFCEWDWREAKREIDRAVRLNPDSIPVCTNAVWYYECTGAGDRALSEAQHALSVEPSSPALQILLGKVLTQAGDYEKAIAYLSHLIENGPEFAIARRHRAQALILGGRPADAVVDLLMLPQDRAEDAALRLPLLARAYGDMGETERAKEIYTMLLEMVRTEFIVYWNLAMVAVGLGRNDEALDHLESAVACREPSLPLLKSSAWFAPIAKSARFKGLLRSIGH
- the lnt gene encoding apolipoprotein N-acyltransferase gives rise to the protein MPTSLVRDVVVAAAAAVALAAAFPKIGAAWVVPLGTAALFWTWQGASWKRAAVLGWFSGIIFFAIAFDWVGHTVGNYIGAYGPFLMFGPAIVEAPFWGFAGIASALAYRYAHPALAPLAAAAAFTVFEWLRSIGVMAAPFDQLGYTQADSPLRAIAAFAGTYGITFALCVIGAYGADAIARRTWRRFAIALGATALAAGAAWLAWPARHLSPPATRVVAVQGNIAQSLKWNSLGLAISRYSMLTRTAAARRPQLIVWPETVITTDLNRYPALLHAFLGLSREVKSTIVAGSIDYTRHAAYNALFVLQPDGTYQVYRKRQLVPFAESFPGRSFLGWLPYVGELSGRFGTGKVDGVYRTTALPIAPLICWESAFADLAHAQIVDGAQLLVVSTDDAWFGTTSGPYMHAQISQLRAIETGAYVVRAAATGISGIIAPDGTWQKRSAMEEMVVVDGLVGPRVPTVYSRIGPAPVALAFVLLYIVLMVLPRVQHDK
- a CDS encoding KGG domain-containing protein, which translates into the protein MALQDPGPAGGGMSVREAGRRGGERVKAKYGSEFYEEIGRKGGEATKSKYGPSFYEVIGQKGGQRPKRKAST
- the coaE gene encoding dephospho-CoA kinase (Dephospho-CoA kinase (CoaE) performs the final step in coenzyme A biosynthesis.), with translation MRVGLTGGIGAGKSAVARIFEDLGACIVDTDALAREAVAPNSDGFMEIARVWPQVVRTGALDRAALAEIVFNDPTARERLNAILHPHIRRLAMERDARAKPGQLVVHVVPLLFETAYDRLVDKTVLVVAAEDARIARIVARDGIDEARVRARMAAQIDPDEARRRADYVIENDGKFDRLRERTSEVYRALAG
- a CDS encoding S1 RNA-binding domain-containing protein, whose amino-acid sequence is MNISTTEIAPAQIEEDQLALEQRLYEESLKVLDEGQVLNGMVVQKDKDELLVDVGGKSEGVLPFRELSLAVDPKVIKVGDTLEVMIHRIDDMDGTLFLSERRARALKTWEKVIEAHERDEVIEATVTQVVKGGVLVDLGMRGFVPASQIRRQPVGNLDELVGQRLRLKVIDLDHKRHRVVLSQRLVLEEELQAKKQELLDTLEVGQIREGVVVRLADFGAFVDLGGIDGLIHNSELSYARIKHPSEVVKIGDVVQVEIMKFDAEAKKVSLSLKHTLPDPWDEHADKLYETNKLTAQVVKVTPNYLLVEIIPGILAMVPKGEFDASTQYNPGQEIEVTLLSINHTTRRITASIQHVADVPPEEIEQLVVEEIDVVPPSESIPE